A stretch of Roseibium porphyridii DNA encodes these proteins:
- a CDS encoding alpha-glucosidase, which produces MFEEVETGQEVEMSENAIKDQDWWRGAVIYQIYPRSFNDTNGDGIGDLNGVTERMDYVASLGVDAIWLSPFFTSPMADFGYDVSNYVDVDPMFGSLADFDRMLAAAHDRGLKVIIDLVISHTSDQHPWFVESRSSKNNPKADWFVWADAKPDGNVPNNWLSIFGGPAWEWDSHRRQYYMHNFLASQPDLNFHNMDVQDAVLDVAKFWLDRGVDGFRLDTVNFYVHDKELRDNPPLSAHELPSTVDPSNPYGYQDHVYDKTRPENLTFLERLRALLDQYPGATSVGEIGADGQAVELTASYTEAGKRIHMAYSFDLLTPQHSAAYIRRIVEEMNDGIGSGWASWALSNHDVQRVGTRWGAGQDVARFAPFETALCASLRGTPCLYQGEELGLPQADVPFEKLQDPYGIRFWPDYKGRDGCRTPMPWVRDNGYAGFSEAEPWLPVAPEHLELAAFEQDKDDASILNRNRAFYAWRQKHAPLKKGDMHFLDSAGETLVFTRSYNDETILCAFNLGSAAATVEVGALDLENLDAPGFSGTFEGTKVALAGHDALFARVKS; this is translated from the coding sequence ATGTTCGAAGAAGTCGAAACAGGCCAGGAGGTCGAAATGTCTGAAAACGCGATCAAGGACCAGGACTGGTGGCGCGGAGCTGTGATCTATCAGATCTACCCTCGCTCGTTTAACGACACGAATGGCGATGGTATCGGCGACCTGAACGGTGTGACCGAACGTATGGACTATGTTGCCTCGCTTGGTGTCGATGCCATCTGGCTGTCTCCGTTTTTCACGTCCCCAATGGCGGATTTCGGCTACGACGTTTCCAACTATGTGGATGTCGATCCGATGTTCGGCTCACTTGCGGATTTTGACCGAATGCTTGCCGCCGCGCATGATCGCGGTCTGAAAGTCATCATCGACCTCGTGATCTCGCACACGTCCGACCAGCACCCCTGGTTCGTTGAAAGCCGGTCTTCAAAAAACAATCCGAAGGCCGACTGGTTTGTGTGGGCTGATGCAAAGCCGGACGGAAACGTGCCCAACAACTGGCTCTCGATTTTCGGCGGCCCCGCCTGGGAGTGGGACAGCCACCGTCGCCAGTACTACATGCACAATTTCCTCGCCAGCCAGCCGGATCTCAACTTTCACAACATGGACGTTCAGGATGCGGTTCTGGATGTCGCCAAGTTCTGGCTCGACAGAGGTGTCGACGGCTTCCGCCTCGACACGGTGAATTTCTACGTGCATGACAAAGAACTGAGAGACAATCCACCACTCAGCGCCCACGAACTTCCATCCACCGTGGATCCGTCCAACCCATATGGCTACCAGGACCATGTTTACGACAAGACACGGCCGGAAAACCTGACATTCCTGGAACGACTGCGGGCTTTGCTCGACCAATATCCAGGCGCGACATCAGTTGGCGAAATCGGTGCCGACGGACAGGCTGTGGAACTGACCGCATCCTATACGGAAGCCGGCAAGCGAATTCATATGGCTTACAGCTTCGATCTGCTGACGCCGCAGCATTCCGCTGCCTATATTCGCCGCATCGTGGAAGAAATGAACGACGGCATCGGATCGGGCTGGGCCAGTTGGGCTCTGTCCAACCATGATGTGCAACGGGTGGGCACCCGGTGGGGCGCCGGTCAGGATGTTGCCAGATTTGCTCCTTTCGAAACCGCCCTTTGCGCATCTTTGCGCGGCACGCCCTGCCTATATCAAGGCGAGGAACTGGGCCTGCCGCAGGCCGATGTACCTTTCGAGAAACTGCAAGACCCCTATGGCATACGTTTCTGGCCCGATTACAAGGGCCGCGACGGTTGTCGAACTCCGATGCCCTGGGTGAGAGACAACGGGTATGCCGGTTTCTCCGAAGCTGAACCCTGGTTGCCTGTCGCGCCTGAACATCTTGAGCTTGCGGCCTTTGAACAGGACAAGGATGACGCGTCCATTTTGAACCGTAATCGCGCGTTTTACGCTTGGCGGCAGAAGCACGCTCCTCTCAAGAAAGGCGATATGCATTTTCTCGACAGCGCTGGCGAAACTCTTGTGTTTACGCGTTCTTACAATGACGAAACCATCCTGTGCGCCTTCAACCTGGGGTCGGCGGCAGCGACTGTCGAAGTTGGCGCGCTTGATCTTGAAAACCTCGACGCACCCGGTTTTTCCGGCACATTTGAAGGCACCAAGGTCGCCTTGGCTGGGCACGATGCACTGTTTGCACGAGTAAAATCCTGA
- a CDS encoding glycosyltransferase family 2 protein produces MTSRLPLSVFIIARNEADRIARPIESVIDWVHEVIVVDSGSSDDTVAIAENLGARVVFHEWLGYGPQKRHGEDQCKHDWILNLDADEEVTPELAAEIKAKFADQTYNDADGWRIMIRDMYAHESTPAPWAYGYHQIRLYDRRKGRFSDSTVHDTVRPEPGAKIENLSGIMAHRSIRSLDFQVEKYNRYSAMQVEDMRSRGRRLPKSRLITEFPVSFFKAYFVRRYRKYGWWGLILSMNYAHARFLRVAKAYEAELRNKKNAP; encoded by the coding sequence ATGACAAGCCGCCTTCCCCTCTCCGTATTCATCATCGCTCGAAATGAGGCCGACCGCATCGCCCGGCCGATCGAGAGCGTGATCGACTGGGTGCACGAGGTCATTGTGGTCGACAGCGGGTCGAGCGACGACACGGTTGCAATTGCCGAAAACCTTGGTGCTCGCGTGGTGTTTCACGAGTGGCTTGGATACGGTCCACAGAAGCGCCATGGCGAAGACCAGTGCAAACATGACTGGATTTTGAACCTCGATGCCGATGAAGAGGTGACACCGGAACTGGCGGCGGAGATCAAAGCGAAATTCGCAGACCAAACTTACAATGACGCCGATGGCTGGCGGATCATGATCCGGGATATGTACGCGCACGAAAGCACACCAGCACCGTGGGCTTACGGATATCACCAGATACGGCTTTATGACCGGCGCAAAGGACGGTTTTCAGACTCCACGGTTCACGACACCGTCCGGCCTGAACCTGGTGCCAAGATCGAAAACCTGTCAGGCATCATGGCGCACCGGTCGATCCGATCTCTTGATTTTCAGGTCGAAAAATACAACCGCTATTCCGCCATGCAGGTGGAAGACATGCGAAGCCGCGGCAGGCGACTGCCTAAAAGCCGCTTGATAACGGAATTTCCCGTCAGCTTTTTTAAAGCCTATTTCGTGCGCAGATACCGGAAATACGGCTGGTGGGGACTAATCCTGTCCATGAATTATGCCCATGCCCGTTTCTTGCGTGTCGCCAAGGCCTATGAGGCCGAGTTGCGGAATAAAAAGAACGCACCCTAA
- a CDS encoding HD domain-containing phosphohydrolase, with protein sequence MEKTRDLIVVADPDPNVQSGFQKLFGGQMEVACFSDSDSALIFLKQQPSAAIVCSCFNLPGRGGSAFLRASEIIAPMAARVMLTRERSAEAVKQALNEGHAFMFLDKPSQPADLVAAMETALAHHRQLFKDRALLERTLAGSVKLLIDMMALFHPEAFRRTGVVRKQALKLAKALGMKKTWELEMAVMLSPLGEALLPKQVLARYRAARSLTEQERDVLDKSPAQTQELLKNIPQLERVSDYLYLSARGYDGSGFPKDGPTGSDIPQISRILKLLTDLWYASPEAGPDAAAFEAVTINRRKYDPKLLELAKNVLMDDVPEERKKHVAECHIRSLRPGDILVDDALTESSHELVLSRGHTLTPTTIRRLEHFHQTTGVRQPIRVERHEVVQKAVPDPA encoded by the coding sequence ATGGAAAAAACCAGGGACCTCATCGTCGTCGCCGACCCGGATCCCAATGTTCAATCCGGTTTCCAGAAACTGTTTGGCGGTCAGATGGAAGTCGCCTGCTTTTCTGACTCTGACTCAGCTTTGATTTTCCTGAAGCAGCAACCCAGTGCTGCCATCGTCTGTTCCTGCTTCAACTTGCCGGGTCGCGGTGGGTCCGCGTTTTTGAGAGCTTCGGAAATCATTGCGCCAATGGCGGCAAGAGTGATGTTGACGCGGGAGCGTTCTGCAGAAGCTGTCAAACAGGCGCTGAATGAAGGCCATGCTTTCATGTTTCTGGACAAGCCGAGTCAGCCGGCAGATCTCGTTGCGGCCATGGAAACGGCACTTGCGCATCACCGTCAGCTGTTCAAGGACCGGGCGTTGCTTGAACGAACCTTGGCAGGTTCTGTCAAACTTCTCATAGACATGATGGCCCTTTTTCACCCCGAAGCCTTCCGGCGTACGGGCGTCGTGCGCAAACAAGCCTTAAAGCTTGCCAAGGCATTGGGCATGAAAAAGACCTGGGAACTTGAAATGGCGGTCATGCTGTCGCCCCTGGGTGAAGCGTTGCTGCCCAAACAGGTCCTTGCCCGCTATCGCGCCGCGCGCAGCCTGACCGAACAGGAGCGTGATGTGCTCGACAAATCTCCTGCCCAGACGCAGGAACTTTTGAAAAACATCCCGCAATTGGAGCGGGTGTCGGACTATCTCTATTTGTCCGCACGCGGGTACGATGGCTCCGGTTTTCCTAAGGACGGGCCGACGGGATCAGATATTCCCCAAATCTCCAGAATACTGAAGTTGCTGACAGATCTCTGGTATGCCAGTCCCGAAGCCGGACCGGATGCTGCAGCGTTTGAGGCTGTGACCATCAATCGTCGGAAATACGACCCCAAGCTGTTGGAGCTGGCCAAGAATGTTCTGATGGACGATGTTCCCGAAGAACGGAAAAAGCATGTGGCAGAATGCCATATCCGGTCGCTGCGGCCCGGCGATATCCTTGTTGATGATGCATTGACCGAAAGCAGCCATGAATTGGTTCTGTCTCGTGGGCACACCTTGACCCCGACGACGATCCGCCGCCTTGAGCATTTCCATCAGACAACGGGTGTTCGCCAACCAATTCGTGTCGAGCGCCATGAAGTTGTACAAAAAGCCGTACCTGATCCGGCTTAG